ACCGGTCTCCAAAACCGGCGGTTGTGGGTTCGAGTCCCGCCTGCCCTGCTGAGAACGGCGGATCTGTCGGGAGATCCCGTCGGTTCCGTCTTCTCGTCCCGTCAGGACGTGACCGGACTGTCGACCCCGAGGATCAGAGAGCATGAGCGATACCAGCGTCGCCAAGGGCGCGCGGGAGAAGAGGCGTGGCCCTATCTCCCGAGTTTCACTGTACTTCCGTCAGGTGGTCGACGAGCTCCGCAAGGTGGTCTGGCCCACCTGGAGTGAGTTGTGGACCTATTTCGCCGTGGTGGTCGTCTTCATTTTGGCGATCATGCTGTTCACCGGGGTGCTGGATGGCATCCTAGACCGGCTCGTCATGTGGGTCTTTGCCTGACGTCCGATTCGCCGCCCCGCTTCCACCGGCCGCCGTAGCCATCAGATCCAGTCCGAGGAGAGAAATACACCGTGTCCGAGGAGAACGTCCCCGAGGAGCCCAGCGCCGTCGTCGAGCCCGACCCGGTGGAGGAGTTCCGTAAGCAGATGTCCTCGCTGCCCGGCGAGTGGTACGTGCTGCACACCTACTCCGGTTACGAGCGTCGCGTCGCCGCAGACATCATGGCGCGCGCGGAGAACTTCGAGCTGGAGGACTACGTATTCGATGCCGTCGCCCCCATGGAGACGGTCATTGAGCTCAAGAACGGCAACAAGAAGAAGGAGGTCTCCCGAGTCCGCATCCCCGGCTACGTGTTCGTGCGGATGGACTTGGATGACCCGGAGACCTCCGAGCAGGTGTGGCGCACCATCAAGGACACGCCTGCGGTCACCGGTTTCGTCGGTGACCGCTACGACCCGGTGCCGCTGACCTTTGAGGAGGTCGTCTCTCAGCTCGGCCCCACCGCCAAGGAGGTCGCTGCCAAGCGCGCGGCGGCCGCCGCCGCGGCGGAGGAGGCCGCCGGCGCTCAGGTCGCGGTCGACGGCCAGGTCTACGAGGTCTCCTTCTCCGTGGGCGAGTCGGTGATCGTCACCGACGGGCCCTTCGAATCGTTGCCTGCCACGATCTCGGAGATCCACCCCGAGACCCAGAAGCTGCAGGTGCTCATCTCCCTGTTCGGCCGGGATACCCCGGCGGAACTCGCCTTCGACCAGGTCGCCAAGATCTGACCCCGCAAGCGCCCCGGGGCCTGTGCCCGCGAGGCGCTTGCGCGGGTACGGCGTCAAAGCCTGTGAGACCGCCCACCGAGGGCTTCATAGGCGGGCGCGCGGGTCTAAGATGGGCGCTCGCGTGCCCGGTACGCCCCGGCGTGCCAACGCATCAAGCCGCTGCACGGCAGGTGTGCAGCAATCCGGACAAGAAAGACCAAGTTACCCATGGCTCCTAAGAAGAAGGTCGCCGGGCTGATCAAGCTCCAGATTCAGGCCGGCCAGGCCAACCCCGCCCCGCCGATCGGCCCCGCGCTCGGTCAGCACGGCGTCAACATCATGGAGTTCTGCAAGGCCTACAACGCCGAGACCGAGTCTCAGCGCGGCAACGTCGTCCCGGTGGAGATCACCGTTTACGAGGATCGCTCCTTCACCTTCGTGACGAAGACCCCGCCGGCGGCCGAACTCATCAAGAAGGCCGCAGGTGTCTCCAAGGGCTCTGCCTCCCCCCACGCGGACAAGGTCGGCTCGCTGACCCAGGCCCAGGTGCGCGAGATCGCCGAGACCAAGCTGCGCGACCTGAATGCCAACGATGTCGACTCGGCCGCCAAGATCATTGCTGGCACCGCCCGCTCTATGGGCATCACCGTTGAGGCCTGAGAGGCTCTTAACCACCCCCTAAATCAATGAGCGTGGAAGGGTCTGCGCGGCCCGTTCACCACGACTGCCAAGGAGAAGCAGATGACAAAGCGCAGCAAGGCCTACCGCGCCGCCGCGGAGAAGATCCAGTCCGGGATCCTCTACACCCCTGCGGAGGCCGTGAAACTGGCCAAGGAGACCTCCGTGACGAAGTTCGACTCCACCGTGGACGTCGTACTCCGTCTGGGCGTGGACCCCCGCAAGGCCGACCAGATGGTGCGTGGCACCGTGTCCCTGCCGCACGGTACCGGCAAGACCGCCCGCGTGGTCGTCTTCGCACAGGGAGAGCGGGCCGAGCAGGCCATCGCCGCCGGCGCCGACGAGGTCGGCGGCGACGAACTCATCGCCAAGGTCGCGGGTGGCTACACCGACTTCGATGCCGCCGTGGCCACCCCAGACCTTATGGGCAAGGTCGGCCGCCTGGGCCGGGTGCTCGGCCCCCGCGGCCTGATGCCCAACCCCAAGACGGGCACCGTCACCATGGATGTGGCCAAGGCCGTGACCGACATCAAGGGCGGCCGCATCGAGTTCCGCGTCGACCGCGCCGGCAACCTCAACTTCGTCATCGGCAAGTCCTCCTTCTCCGAGGAGCAGCTGGCCGAGAACTTCCAGGCCGCCCTGGAGGAGGTGCAGCGCCTCAAGCCGTCCGCCTCCAAGGGGCGCTACATCCTCAAAGCCACCGTGGCCACCACCATGGGCCCGGGCATCCCCCTGGATGTCGCCAAGCTCTGAGACAAGACTTGCAGCGGCGAGGCTGACAACAAGATTGCGTTGGCGGGCCGGCTCCCAGCGAGGGGGTCGGCCCGCCGTCGTCCCATCCCGCCGAGGTCGGTCGAAGTAACCGCCGAGGTCGGTCGAAGTGACCATCGAGGTCGGTCGAAGTAACCATCGAGGTCGGTCGAAGTGACTATCGAGTTCGGTCGTCGACATCACCGGCGCTTTCGACACCGGAACGAGACCCGTCTGTTTAGGATGTCCTGCAGGCAGCAGGCCCATCGATTCCATCCGTGAGCCCCGCTTACCCAACTCCGAGGAGACGCCCATGCCACCGACCGACGCCGCACACCGCCTTGGCAGCGCCTATGTGTTGGATTCTCGGATCGGCGCCGGTGCGCAGGGCGAGGTCTGGCTCGCCCACCGCACCGACGCTCCCGGCAGCGCGTTGGCGATCAAGCTGCTGCGCGCCGACCTGCTCGAGGACGCGGGTGTGGTCGAGCGGTTCATCCGCGAGCGGGCGACCCTGATGCGCGTGTCATCCCCATACGTGGTCGGCGTAAAGGACATGGTGGTCGAGGGCAGTCGCTTCGCCATCGTCATGGACTACGTGGGCGGCGGCAACCTGCGACGCCTGCTCAACGAACGCGGTGTGCTACCGCCCGCCGAGGTGGCGCGAATCGGGGCTCTGCTGGCTCACGGGATGGCCGCCGTTCACGATGCGGGCATCGTGCATCGCGACATCAAGCCCGCCAATGTGCTGATCTCCGCTGATGGTGAGTCCCACGACGCCGGGGGTGGGAACGCCGGTGACGCCGACGCTATGCCCGTGGGCTGGACTCCCCGGTTGGCCGACTTCGGTGTTGCGCGCATCTGTGACACCGTCGCCTCCTCCCACGCCACCGGCGCCATTGGCACGCCGTTGTACATGGCGCCTGAGATCCTCGATCCCGCGGCCCCTACGCCCGCGGCCGACATCTACTCCCTGGGCGTGCTGCTGTACGAGGCGGCCTGTGGCATTACCCCGTTCGTGGGGGCACCGACCCAGGTGTTGGCGCAACACGCCCGCCGAGCACCGGGGCGTCCCGACGGCGTGCCCGACTCCCTGTGGAGCGTGCTGGAGGGCATGCTTGCCAAACAGCCGGCCTCCCGTCCCGGCGCCCGGGAGGTTGCCGCCCAGCTGGAGTCAGTCGGGCCCGCCCTTGCGGGGATCGCTGCCGCGCCGCAGCTGACCGTGCCCCCGTCGTCGTCGGCGGCCAGCGCGCCGTACGTGTGGGCCGACGACGCCCCGGCGCCTGAAGCGGCGGCTGCGCCTGTTGTGGGCGTGGGTCGCGGATCAGCCACAGCTCCCACCGTGCCACAGGCGATGGCGCCGACCATGATCGCCGGGGCTGAGCCCACAGCTGTGGTCGGCGCTGCGCCGGGCGATGAGATCAACGTGGAAACTCGCATTGGAAGCGCACCGCAGCCGGTGTCCCCCACGGTGCCGTCATCGCCGTCGGCGGGCTGGGCCCCACCGGATATGGCCGGTGATACGAGGCGCGCCGGCAACGGCACAAGGCGCGTGAGGCGGGGCGTGGTTGTAGCTGTCGGCGTCGTCGTGGCGATTGCTGTGGCGGTGGGCGGGTTATTCCTGTGGCGATACCGCTCCGGGAACGCACCTACAGATCTCGCCGTGGCCGCCCTGCCAGCCCGGGCCGATACGGTGGAGTTGCAACGGATCGCGGGAGTCGATGAGATGCGCGTCGCGCCCGATCATGGTGCCGTGGCAGCCGAGACCAGCTATAACCACTGGGCACTGTATGACCTGGACTCCGCCAGCCAGGCGCCGGTATGGTCTGGAGACTGCGACTCGGCCAGGTTCTGGACCAACAAGACTTTCCTTTGCGTACAGGACGAGACCGCGCACCTGATCGGACTGGACGGCACCGACAACACCGACGCCATCTCGATGAAGGATCGCACCGGCCTGGGAACCACCGGCAACGCCGCCATAGTAGTCGACGGCGGCTACTCAGGTTCGCTGCTGGCCTTGGACGCGAACGGCGATCAGGTCTGGCGGCGCGATGGCGGCTTCCGTAAGGCGCGGGTGACCTCGGGTTTCGTGGTCACTTATGAGACCGGTTCTAAGCGTCTGCTCGTGTTGTCAGCAGAAACCGGTGAGGTGCTCCTGTCCGAGGCTGCCGAAGACACTCCGGATTTCGATTCCTACCTGCCCGGTGGTGTCGGCGTGGATGTAGGTACGCAGGCCTTCTACGTGATTTCCGGAGACCGTGCCACCGTCTATGACGCCACCGGCGGCGAGGTCGGTACGGTGGAGGGGGCGCTCGCACGTTCTGACTGGGTGGTCTCTGATGACGTAACCCCGGAGCAGCTGGTGGTGCTGCTGCGCAGCGCCGCCGAACACGGTGGCGTGCGCGTGCGCGGCAGTGCCGCGGAGACGGGGCTGGACGTGAACGTCATTGCCTGCACGGCTAACGGCCCCGGGGCGGTGTCCTACGCCGTACCGGAACGCACAGATGGGGAGGCCTGTGTTATCACGCCGATGGGTTTGATCGGCGGGGACGAGGGCGTGCTGTTCATCATGGGCCAGCCCTCCACGCGTACAGACGCTACCGGTGACAATCTGATCGCATACGGACTCGACGACGGCCAACGGCTTTGGCAGGTGGCCGGCTCCCTGGTCACGGTGCTCCCGCCGTCTGACAATGCCGCAGGCAAGGCGGCGGGCGCGGCCCGAATCCTGGTTCTTGAGGGTGACGACCTGGTCGTGTACGGGCTCGTCAAGCAGTGAGACGCCGTGCCCGTCATGCCTGGGCCACCGGGATGTCGGTCAGACGTGCGGCGAGGTTCTTGCCGGGCAGGTCCACCGTTACGGTTTCGCCACCGGGGTACGGCCAGACCAGCGGCAGGCGCATTGCTTCGCCGCGTACGATCGTGCGCACATGACGGTTGGAGGTCGGGATGTACTCGCCCTCGGCGTCGAGGTAGTTTGCCGCCAGAAACCGTGTGGAACCCGCCAGCAGAGTCGGGTTGTGGACGGCACTGAATGAGTACGGCCAGTGCAGGATCTGCAACTCGCTGGGCAGGGCGAACAGGTTGACCGTGATGTTTACATCCTCCTGCGTGCTCAGCAGCAGTGAGCCCGTCACATAGTCACCCACACGTGTCACGGACTCCATTGACAGGTGGACGGTCTGGTCATTGATGCGCACGTCCACGCCATCGGCGCCGGTAGCTACCGGGCCGACGGAACGGGGCATCTGCCCTGATGAGGCGTCGGCCTGACCGGCCTGAGCGGCCGGAGCCACCGCCAATGCGGTCGCCTCCGCCGGGTTCTTGGGCTTGAGCACCACCTCGACTCTTCGGTTGGCGGCGCGCGCCTCCGGCGAGTTTCCCTCAGCTCGGGGCTCAGACTCCCCCTTGCCCACGACGGTGGTGTTCCAGTGTGCCAGGTCCGTGAGTTCGCCCAGCCGATCGGCGACCGCCTGGGCGCGGCGCTCGGACAGGGGCTGGTTGTAGTCCTCATCATCGACGTCGTCGGTGTGTCCCGTCACCGACAACTCTCCGCCGGAGGGGTAGCGCGTCAACTGCTCGACCACCTTGGCCAGGACCTCGTCCGCTTGCGCGGACAGTTCCGTGGAGTCCGAGCCGAAGGTGACATCGCCCGAGACCGTTACTGTGGTCGAGTTCTGGTCCGCATCGGTGTCGTAGGAACCATCCGTGGCTGCCACCAGCGTACTGAGCCGGTAGGGGCCGGGGTCGGCCTCGCGATCAATCTCCGCCACGCTGAGCATTTCACCCACCTCGAAGCCGGCCTTCTCGGGGCTGACCACCGGGATGCCCACGGCCACGCCGACGCTCGGGAGGAACAGCTCGACGGTTTCGACGCCGTCGTCGACCGCCTCGAATACGGGGAATACCTCCACGGAGGATAGGCGGGAGATCGTGTCGAACAACCCGTCGGAGCGGTCGCCGAGCTCGGGGAAGACTAAGGACTGGCGCAGCGACAGCAGCAGCATTCCTCGCATTGAGGACAGGGCGGATGCGCTAAAGGCCGAGGAGAGGGTCAGTTCCTTGTCGGAGTCGGTGGATACCTCCACGCGCATGATGGTGTAACCATCCTGCACCGTGGCGGGGCCGACCCGGAATGTGGCCGGCACGCCGTCGAGAGCCGATTCCAGCGCGACGGCGCCGGTTGCGTCGGCCGTCGGTACCGCGGGTGCGCTCACGGCCGGGGAGGCCGCGGAGCCGGTCGGGGAATCGGTTACATCCGCCGCCGAGCGGAGCGGATTGCCGGAGCATGCGGCCAGACCGGTGCCCGCCGCGCACAGCGACAGGAGTGACAGCATGGAGCGGCGGGGGAGCCCCTCAGGGTTGCGGAGCATGGACTGCATGATGCGCCTTTCTGAAATGAATGGAACTCAATTGAGCTGACGTGAAGACACTATTGGTGTAGGGCGATGGCTGCGATGGGCAGAAGTCAACGTCTACCCGGGTATACCCGGGTAGTCCCCGGGTGGATGGGGAGACCTACCCATGGCGGCCGCGTGACGGCGACGTTATGTTCGTTGTGTTCCTGTTCTCGACCGGAAGGCGCCTACCGTGCCGACAGTTCATGCTTACGCGGCGACTGCGTCGCTTGTCTCCTTAAGGACACGTCTTCGCGTTGGCGGGCGCGTCTCGGGGCGGCGCCGGGGCGCAAACAGGGGCGCAAGCCCCTGGGAGGGGGCGACCTGCCCATCTAGCCTGACTACGGGCGTGCCGATCCGCGGTCTCTTCGTGCCGAGACGCACGCCCGGGGAGGGCGTCTTCGGGACCTCCTCATGCGTGAGTTGGAGGAATACATGGGACGCGATGGCACACTGGTGCCAGGAAACCTGGTCGCAGTTGCGGTGCTCGGGACGGCGGGCGTGGTGGCGCTACCGCATCTGCCGATGCCGCTGGAGGGACCGGTTCGTCTGGGTTCACTTCTCGCGGTTCGTCCACTGCTGTTCGCCGATGGGATCTGGGCGCTGTTCGCAAGCAGTCTTGGGCTGCTGCTGCTGGGGCGACGGCACGGCATTGATCGCGGAATCAGGGCGGCGCATGTTCTTGCATACGCCTTCATCATCCCAGCCGGCGTGGTTGGTGCCCGTGTCTTTGGCGGGGGTGTATTCGATGCCGCACTGGCCGAGACACTCGTTGCCATTGTCATTGGTGCGGTCCTGCCCCTGGTCCGGGGAGGCGGGAGTACCATGCCGCAAGGGGGCCGAGGCTGGAATGGCCGTGGCGAGAAGCTCGGTGGTGGACTGCGCTACTGACGTTCCGTATGCGATGTGGCGATCGTCTCGTGACAATTACTTTACGTGCGGGCCTTGGGGTCGCTACCGTGAGCGTCGTGCCCGTTGCGCAGTTGTAATGTGGCGCGCCAATGTTCCTACCCCAGCGCACCCCTC
This genomic stretch from Actinomyces qiguomingii harbors:
- a CDS encoding OmpA family protein; the encoded protein is MQSMLRNPEGLPRRSMLSLLSLCAAGTGLAACSGNPLRSAADVTDSPTGSAASPAVSAPAVPTADATGAVALESALDGVPATFRVGPATVQDGYTIMRVEVSTDSDKELTLSSAFSASALSSMRGMLLLSLRQSLVFPELGDRSDGLFDTISRLSSVEVFPVFEAVDDGVETVELFLPSVGVAVGIPVVSPEKAGFEVGEMLSVAEIDREADPGPYRLSTLVAATDGSYDTDADQNSTTVTVSGDVTFGSDSTELSAQADEVLAKVVEQLTRYPSGGELSVTGHTDDVDDEDYNQPLSERRAQAVADRLGELTDLAHWNTTVVGKGESEPRAEGNSPEARAANRRVEVVLKPKNPAEATALAVAPAAQAGQADASSGQMPRSVGPVATGADGVDVRINDQTVHLSMESVTRVGDYVTGSLLLSTQEDVNITVNLFALPSELQILHWPYSFSAVHNPTLLAGSTRFLAANYLDAEGEYIPTSNRHVRTIVRGEAMRLPLVWPYPGGETVTVDLPGKNLAARLTDIPVAQA
- the rplK gene encoding 50S ribosomal protein L11; the encoded protein is MAPKKKVAGLIKLQIQAGQANPAPPIGPALGQHGVNIMEFCKAYNAETESQRGNVVPVEITVYEDRSFTFVTKTPPAAELIKKAAGVSKGSASPHADKVGSLTQAQVREIAETKLRDLNANDVDSAAKIIAGTARSMGITVEA
- a CDS encoding serine/threonine-protein kinase, with product MPPTDAAHRLGSAYVLDSRIGAGAQGEVWLAHRTDAPGSALAIKLLRADLLEDAGVVERFIRERATLMRVSSPYVVGVKDMVVEGSRFAIVMDYVGGGNLRRLLNERGVLPPAEVARIGALLAHGMAAVHDAGIVHRDIKPANVLISADGESHDAGGGNAGDADAMPVGWTPRLADFGVARICDTVASSHATGAIGTPLYMAPEILDPAAPTPAADIYSLGVLLYEAACGITPFVGAPTQVLAQHARRAPGRPDGVPDSLWSVLEGMLAKQPASRPGAREVAAQLESVGPALAGIAAAPQLTVPPSSSAASAPYVWADDAPAPEAAAAPVVGVGRGSATAPTVPQAMAPTMIAGAEPTAVVGAAPGDEINVETRIGSAPQPVSPTVPSSPSAGWAPPDMAGDTRRAGNGTRRVRRGVVVAVGVVVAIAVAVGGLFLWRYRSGNAPTDLAVAALPARADTVELQRIAGVDEMRVAPDHGAVAAETSYNHWALYDLDSASQAPVWSGDCDSARFWTNKTFLCVQDETAHLIGLDGTDNTDAISMKDRTGLGTTGNAAIVVDGGYSGSLLALDANGDQVWRRDGGFRKARVTSGFVVTYETGSKRLLVLSAETGEVLLSEAAEDTPDFDSYLPGGVGVDVGTQAFYVISGDRATVYDATGGEVGTVEGALARSDWVVSDDVTPEQLVVLLRSAAEHGGVRVRGSAAETGLDVNVIACTANGPGAVSYAVPERTDGEACVITPMGLIGGDEGVLFIMGQPSTRTDATGDNLIAYGLDDGQRLWQVAGSLVTVLPPSDNAAGKAAGAARILVLEGDDLVVYGLVKQ
- the rplA gene encoding 50S ribosomal protein L1 gives rise to the protein MTKRSKAYRAAAEKIQSGILYTPAEAVKLAKETSVTKFDSTVDVVLRLGVDPRKADQMVRGTVSLPHGTGKTARVVVFAQGERAEQAIAAGADEVGGDELIAKVAGGYTDFDAAVATPDLMGKVGRLGRVLGPRGLMPNPKTGTVTMDVAKAVTDIKGGRIEFRVDRAGNLNFVIGKSSFSEEQLAENFQAALEEVQRLKPSASKGRYILKATVATTMGPGIPLDVAKL
- the nusG gene encoding transcription termination/antitermination protein NusG, with product MSEENVPEEPSAVVEPDPVEEFRKQMSSLPGEWYVLHTYSGYERRVAADIMARAENFELEDYVFDAVAPMETVIELKNGNKKKEVSRVRIPGYVFVRMDLDDPETSEQVWRTIKDTPAVTGFVGDRYDPVPLTFEEVVSQLGPTAKEVAAKRAAAAAAAEEAAGAQVAVDGQVYEVSFSVGESVIVTDGPFESLPATISEIHPETQKLQVLISLFGRDTPAELAFDQVAKI
- the secE gene encoding preprotein translocase subunit SecE produces the protein MSDTSVAKGAREKRRGPISRVSLYFRQVVDELRKVVWPTWSELWTYFAVVVVFILAIMLFTGVLDGILDRLVMWVFA